In Flavobacterium sp. CS20, a single window of DNA contains:
- a CDS encoding alpha-glucosidase yields MNLNWFKKGVIYQIYPRSFYDSDADGIGDIKGITAKLDYIKSLNVDIIWISPIFQSPNKDNGYDVSDYCAIMPEFGTMSDFDELLSEAHQKDLKIVLDLVPNHTSVEHNWFKQAKQSKNNPYRDFYIWKKPQPDGSPPNNWPSFFGGSAWTLDENTGEYYLHLFTKYQPDLNWENPKVRESIYEVMKFWLNKGIDGFRMDVVTLLSKDLSFQDIDPKIGFRKIIENHYANGPNIHQYLHEMHEEVMKHYDAFSMGEGVGVTQDNAHLYVGEDREELDMIYHFDILENNIVNGKYEEISEFDLINIKKIFRNWHNVMTKGGWIVNALGNHDFARLVSRFGDDKKYHKESAKMLITLMATQNGTLNIYQGDEIGMTNINLKNIDEVNDIQSRNFYFENLETQKFSKDVAIQMINNEGRDNARTPMQWNSEYNAGFSKHTPWFQVNPNYKTINVQQQANNSESILNYYKTILSLKREHDVFTYGRFEEFEENNKNVYAYTKTLGYQMIVVFLNFSKNENVIDYEFDMQKNYDILINNYKFVTKTLTYIKLQPYQSIVFKIN; encoded by the coding sequence ATGAACTTAAACTGGTTTAAAAAAGGTGTAATTTACCAAATATATCCGAGAAGTTTTTATGATAGTGATGCTGACGGCATAGGAGATATTAAAGGAATTACAGCAAAATTAGATTATATAAAATCCTTAAACGTCGATATTATTTGGATTAGCCCAATTTTTCAATCTCCAAATAAAGATAATGGTTATGATGTGAGTGATTATTGTGCAATAATGCCGGAGTTTGGTACAATGTCAGATTTTGATGAGCTATTGAGTGAGGCACATCAAAAGGATTTAAAAATCGTTCTTGACCTTGTACCAAATCACACTTCGGTTGAGCACAATTGGTTTAAGCAAGCTAAACAGAGTAAAAATAATCCTTATAGAGATTTTTATATTTGGAAAAAACCTCAACCCGATGGAAGTCCACCAAATAATTGGCCTTCTTTTTTTGGTGGATCAGCTTGGACCTTAGATGAAAACACAGGTGAATATTATTTACACCTTTTCACAAAATATCAACCAGATTTAAATTGGGAAAACCCAAAAGTGAGAGAGTCGATTTATGAAGTGATGAAATTTTGGTTAAACAAAGGTATTGATGGGTTTAGAATGGATGTAGTAACCTTACTGTCTAAAGATTTAAGTTTTCAAGATATAGATCCGAAAATTGGTTTTAGAAAAATCATAGAAAACCACTATGCCAACGGACCAAATATACACCAATATTTACATGAGATGCATGAAGAAGTTATGAAACATTATGATGCTTTTTCTATGGGTGAAGGCGTTGGTGTAACTCAAGACAATGCACATCTTTATGTCGGTGAAGACCGTGAAGAGCTTGACATGATATACCATTTTGATATTTTAGAAAACAATATCGTAAACGGTAAATATGAAGAAATATCTGAATTTGACTTAATCAACATCAAAAAAATATTCAGAAATTGGCATAACGTAATGACTAAAGGTGGTTGGATTGTAAATGCTTTAGGAAATCACGATTTTGCTCGACTTGTATCTCGCTTTGGCGATGATAAAAAATACCATAAAGAATCCGCAAAAATGCTTATTACGCTTATGGCAACACAAAACGGAACTTTAAATATTTATCAAGGTGATGAAATTGGTATGACCAATATCAATTTAAAAAACATCGATGAAGTTAACGACATACAATCACGCAATTTCTATTTTGAAAACTTAGAAACGCAAAAGTTTAGCAAAGATGTAGCTATACAAATGATAAACAACGAAGGTCGAGACAATGCCAGAACACCAATGCAATGGAATAGTGAATACAATGCAGGTTTTTCAAAACATACGCCATGGTTTCAAGTTAATCCAAATTATAAAACAATAAATGTTCAACAGCAAGCTAATAATTCTGAATCAATTTTAAACTATTACAAAACCATTCTATCACTCAAAAGAGAGCACGATGTGTTTACTTATGGAAGATTTGAAGAATTTGAAGAAAATAATAAAAATGTTTACGCTTACACCAAAACGCTTGGTTATCAGATGATTGTAGTATTTTTAAACTTTTCTAAAAACGAAAACGTTATTGATTACGAATTTGATATGCAAAAAAATTATGATATATTGATAAATAATTATAAATTTGTTACGAAAACGTTAACGTATATTAAATTACAACCCTATCAATCCATAGTTTTTAAAATCAATTAA
- a CDS encoding LacI family DNA-binding transcriptional regulator: protein MASEINNRVRLEDVARALKVSIATVSRAMSDSNRVKPETKKRILDVAKQMGYRPNQIAKSLSSGKTNILGVIIPRYDEPFFIEVCRGIDHFARKHNYRILISSSRNSFNYEKENVLAFEKGTVDGVAMSFTHDTHSYEHVEELIERKMPLVLFDNINKKIDGAGHVKIDDFSSAFNAVEELIKRENRYIGYIGGTSKKSVFNQRFDGFVKAHDKYQKPFKEKHLLNCKSYHQEHEFHEVYNFLSKLDDMPDAFFCSTDNYAILCIKSLTKLGYRVPKDIEVIGFGNLHYSSMFIPELTCVSQPSFKMGENIAEMLLNKIDKGYYISDSNPHNEIVLPTKIVYRDTTR from the coding sequence ATGGCATCAGAAATTAACAATAGAGTAAGATTAGAAGATGTGGCTCGAGCTTTGAAAGTTTCTATAGCAACAGTGTCAAGAGCGATGTCTGATAGTAATCGGGTCAAACCAGAAACCAAAAAAAGAATTTTGGATGTGGCGAAGCAAATGGGCTATAGACCAAATCAAATTGCTAAAAGTTTGAGTTCTGGTAAAACTAATATTTTGGGTGTCATTATTCCACGATATGATGAGCCTTTCTTTATTGAAGTTTGCCGTGGTATAGATCACTTTGCTAGAAAACATAACTATCGCATTTTGATAAGTTCATCTAGAAATTCTTTTAATTATGAAAAAGAAAACGTTTTAGCCTTTGAAAAGGGAACTGTTGATGGTGTTGCTATGAGTTTTACACATGACACTCATTCTTATGAACATGTAGAAGAGCTGATTGAAAGAAAAATGCCGTTGGTTTTATTTGATAATATCAATAAAAAAATAGATGGTGCAGGACACGTCAAAATCGATGACTTTAGTTCAGCTTTTAATGCTGTTGAAGAACTTATCAAACGCGAAAATAGATATATTGGTTATATAGGAGGTACTTCCAAAAAAAGTGTGTTTAATCAACGATTTGATGGATTTGTAAAAGCCCATGACAAATATCAAAAACCTTTTAAAGAAAAGCACTTGCTCAATTGCAAATCATATCATCAAGAACATGAATTTCACGAAGTTTATAATTTTTTGTCTAAACTTGACGATATGCCTGATGCTTTTTTTTGCTCAACGGACAATTATGCTATTTTATGTATAAAATCATTGACTAAACTTGGATATCGAGTTCCTAAAGATATTGAAGTCATAGGTTTTGGTAATTTACATTACAGTAGCATGTTTATACCTGAATTGACTTGCGTATCACAACCTAGTTTTAAAATGGGGGAAAATATAGCTGAAATGCTATTAAATAAAATTGACAAAGGCTATTATATTTCAGACTCAAACCCACACAACGAAATTGTTTTACCAACCAAAATTGTGTATCGCGATACTACGCGATAA
- a CDS encoding LacI family DNA-binding transcriptional regulator: MKQKTTLKQLSKELNVSVSTVSKALNNSSEISTKTIKRVKELAKLYGYKPNPVAVSLKRNKTLTIGILIPNILNHFFAKVLHGIEQEASKKGYKIIICLTNESLDKEREYLEMLEYNKVDGVIATLSQETQIKEDFKHFKSIENPLVLFDRVTDEIDCHKVLVDDNKVAQGVFEYLKNQKRKKIAVVSTIPHLSVSVARLQGVMKSATQNSMSVKTLMINEAKDAETKIDDFFKNESFDALIGLDETAPAIAINTAKHHNINIPKDLAIVGFTDGLLAKYAYPKMSVVSQHAIELGENTVKILLESIEDKSLKPKRFIQPTSLIKRASSE, from the coding sequence ATGAAGCAAAAAACCACCCTTAAGCAACTTTCTAAGGAACTCAATGTTTCGGTTTCTACGGTTTCTAAAGCCTTGAATAACAGCTCAGAAATCAGCACCAAAACCATTAAGCGGGTTAAGGAATTGGCAAAGCTTTATGGCTATAAGCCTAATCCTGTTGCAGTAAGTTTAAAGCGAAATAAGACCTTGACCATTGGTATTTTAATTCCAAATATTCTCAACCATTTTTTCGCCAAAGTTTTGCATGGTATTGAGCAAGAAGCCAGTAAAAAAGGTTACAAAATCATCATTTGCTTGACGAATGAATCTTTAGACAAAGAAAGAGAATATCTCGAAATGTTGGAATACAATAAAGTTGACGGAGTAATTGCGACTTTAAGCCAAGAAACTCAGATTAAAGAAGACTTTAAGCACTTTAAAAGCATAGAAAATCCTTTAGTATTATTTGACCGAGTAACTGATGAAATTGATTGCCATAAAGTTTTAGTTGACGACAACAAGGTCGCACAAGGGGTTTTTGAATATCTAAAAAATCAAAAACGAAAAAAAATAGCTGTAGTTTCTACAATACCGCATCTAAGCGTAAGCGTTGCAAGGCTTCAAGGGGTTATGAAATCTGCAACACAAAATTCTATGAGCGTTAAAACACTTATGATAAATGAAGCCAAAGATGCCGAAACTAAAATTGATGATTTTTTTAAAAATGAATCCTTTGATGCTCTAATAGGTTTAGACGAAACTGCACCTGCCATAGCTATAAACACAGCAAAACACCATAACATAAATATTCCAAAGGATTTAGCTATAGTTGGTTTTACAGATGGATTATTAGCCAAATACGCTTATCCTAAAATGAGTGTAGTGTCTCAACATGCTATTGAATTAGGAGAAAATACCGTCAAAATTTTATTAGAAAGCATAGAAGACAAGTCTCTTAAACCAAAACGATTTATACAACCTACTTCGCTTATCAAAAGAGCTTCATCAGAATAA
- the kynU gene encoding kynureninase: MMYQNNLEFAQTNDKNDSLKQFRNQFHFPKNQEGKNKIYLCGNSLGLQPKSTSDYIQQELKDWSELAVDGHTDAKHPWKPYHEFLSKPMADIVGAKESEVIIMNTLSVNLHLMMVSFYQPASKRYKIVIEADAFPSDLYAVESQLKFHGYNPNDALILWKPREDQHYYLEDFDKIIQDQTDEIALVLIGNTNYYTGQNFDMQHITDLCHQNNITVGFDLAHGVGNIHPNLHNLGVDFAVWCTYKYLNSGPGSLGGCFVHEKHHKRDLKRFAGWWGHDKSTRFNMRQDFKPIPTAEAWQLSNPPILSMVAIRASLDMFQKAGFDNVVKKSKDLTGFLEFLLLELNDKNLKIITPQNPDERGRQLSIQFLDADKSLFDKLTKAGVVADWREPQVIRVAPAPLYNSFEDVYQFVQILKDLRYAR; the protein is encoded by the coding sequence ATGATGTATCAAAATAACCTAGAATTTGCACAGACTAACGATAAAAACGATAGTTTAAAACAATTTAGAAATCAATTTCATTTTCCTAAAAATCAAGAAGGTAAGAACAAAATTTATCTCTGCGGAAACTCTCTCGGGCTTCAACCCAAATCTACTTCTGATTATATTCAACAAGAATTAAAAGATTGGTCTGAGTTAGCTGTAGATGGTCACACCGATGCCAAGCATCCTTGGAAGCCATATCATGAATTTTTGTCTAAACCTATGGCAGACATTGTCGGAGCAAAAGAAAGCGAAGTGATTATTATGAATACCTTATCCGTCAATTTGCATTTGATGATGGTGTCGTTTTATCAACCCGCTTCAAAACGCTATAAAATTGTTATAGAAGCCGATGCTTTTCCGTCTGATTTATACGCCGTTGAATCTCAGTTAAAATTTCACGGCTACAATCCCAATGATGCTTTAATTCTTTGGAAACCAAGAGAAGATCAGCATTATTATTTAGAAGACTTTGATAAAATTATTCAAGATCAAACCGATGAAATCGCCTTGGTTTTGATCGGCAATACCAATTACTATACCGGGCAAAATTTTGATATGCAACACATCACTGATTTATGCCACCAAAACAACATCACAGTAGGTTTTGATTTAGCACATGGTGTTGGTAATATTCATCCCAATTTGCACAACTTAGGCGTTGATTTTGCCGTTTGGTGCACCTATAAATATCTCAATTCTGGTCCAGGAAGTCTTGGTGGCTGTTTTGTGCATGAAAAACATCATAAAAGAGATTTAAAACGCTTTGCAGGTTGGTGGGGACACGACAAGTCCACACGATTTAATATGCGACAGGATTTTAAACCAATCCCAACAGCTGAAGCATGGCAATTGAGCAATCCGCCGATTTTATCTATGGTCGCAATTAGAGCTTCACTCGATATGTTTCAAAAAGCGGGTTTCGATAATGTGGTCAAAAAGTCAAAAGATTTAACTGGTTTTTTAGAGTTTTTATTATTAGAATTAAATGATAAGAACTTAAAAATTATCACGCCACAAAATCCTGATGAAAGAGGTCGCCAATTATCAATCCAATTTCTCGATGCTGACAAAAGCTTGTTTGATAAACTTACCAAAGCTGGCGTTGTAGCCGACTGGCGTGAACCGCAAGTGATACGCGTAGCACCAGCACCGCTTTATAACAGTTTTGAAGACGTTTACCAATTTGTTCAAATCTTAAAAGACCTCAGATATGCAAGATAA
- a CDS encoding NAD(P)/FAD-dependent oxidoreductase, translating to MQDKHLLIVGAGLCGSLLALKLAQHGYKITLIEKRLDLRSADISAGRSINLAFSDRGIKGIKRVGLEDKVKSLCIPMRGRMLHDKESNTKFSAYSGQDDNYINSISRSGLNALLLDEIEKHDNVKLIFQVACQSVDVENAKANFKNEKTDEDFEIQADYIIGTDGAGSVVRQALMKNRDLRFSFSQNFLTHGYKELSISPKDGQHQIYKNALHIWPRGENMLIALPNLDGSFTVTLFLAYEGGQYNFNNLTTPEIVEEYFQKDYPDALELMPHLATEFFENPTAALGTVRCSPWTYKKTLIMGDLAHAIVPFYGQGMNASFEDVAVFDDILQETNFDLDQAFQKFSQNRKQDADGIADLALDNFHEMKAHTAQELFLQKRELELAFEKEFPNDYASKYSLVTFNENIGYQEAKVRGRVQDKVILYLLKEGHLPEHLSLKEKLEIVKKQTSSYLKDEVINV from the coding sequence ATGCAAGATAAACATTTGCTCATCGTTGGTGCAGGATTATGTGGCTCGTTATTAGCCTTAAAACTCGCCCAACATGGTTACAAAATCACTCTAATTGAAAAACGATTAGATTTACGCAGTGCAGACATTTCTGCTGGACGCTCAATTAATTTAGCCTTTTCAGATCGTGGCATCAAAGGCATAAAACGCGTTGGTCTTGAAGATAAAGTCAAATCGCTTTGCATTCCTATGCGTGGTAGAATGCTACACGATAAAGAATCTAATACAAAATTCTCAGCCTACAGCGGTCAAGACGATAATTACATCAACTCTATTTCAAGGTCTGGTCTCAATGCATTACTGCTTGATGAAATTGAAAAACACGACAATGTCAAATTGATATTTCAAGTTGCATGTCAAAGCGTTGATGTTGAAAATGCTAAAGCTAATTTTAAAAATGAAAAAACCGACGAAGATTTTGAAATTCAAGCGGATTATATCATTGGCACCGATGGTGCAGGTTCTGTGGTTAGACAAGCTTTAATGAAAAACAGAGATTTGCGTTTTAGTTTTTCTCAGAATTTCTTAACCCACGGTTATAAAGAATTGAGTATTTCACCTAAAGATGGTCAACATCAAATTTATAAAAATGCTTTGCATATTTGGCCACGAGGAGAAAATATGCTGATTGCCTTACCGAATTTGGACGGTAGCTTTACGGTAACTTTGTTTCTTGCTTATGAAGGTGGACAATACAATTTCAATAATTTGACCACACCAGAAATCGTTGAAGAATATTTTCAAAAAGATTACCCTGATGCTTTAGAATTGATGCCGCATTTGGCTACTGAATTTTTTGAAAACCCAACAGCGGCACTTGGCACAGTAAGATGCTCGCCTTGGACTTATAAAAAAACACTGATAATGGGTGATCTTGCTCACGCCATAGTGCCGTTTTACGGTCAAGGGATGAATGCGTCTTTTGAAGATGTAGCGGTGTTTGATGATATCTTGCAGGAAACCAATTTCGATTTAGACCAAGCTTTTCAAAAATTTAGTCAAAACCGAAAACAAGATGCCGATGGTATAGCCGATTTGGCTTTAGATAATTTTCACGAGATGAAAGCCCATACTGCTCAGGAGTTGTTTTTACAGAAACGTGAATTAGAATTAGCTTTTGAAAAAGAATTCCCAAACGATTATGCGTCTAAATATTCTCTGGTGACTTTTAATGAAAACATCGGTTATCAAGAAGCCAAAGTGCGCGGTCGTGTTCAGGATAAAGTGATTTTGTATTTGTTAAAAGAAGGTCATTTGCCAGAACATTTGAGTTTAAAAGAAAAATTAGAGATTGTCAAAAAACAAACCAGCAGTTATTTAAAGGATGAAGTGATAAACGTTTAA
- a CDS encoding 2-keto-4-pentenoate hydratase, with product MNKTNTISQQLDTAATTASPIAQPSETVKFSLEEAYKIQKQLVEHRLDRGETITGYKLGFTSKAKMQQMGVDDLIWGVLTNAMEIKPDEHIDLNQYIHPRAEPEVAFKVSKPINRQLTIKELPQYIDKMTVAIEVIDSRYKNFKFSLEDVIADNCSSIGYCIGQWQDLKEDITNLPIQLKFNDETVQSGMTQAILDNPYQSVIELSRLASENNLVLQPGQIILAGAATAAEWLKPELKVTAELQGFGEVGFWT from the coding sequence ATGAACAAAACAAATACCATATCCCAACAACTCGACACCGCTGCCACCACAGCATCACCAATCGCTCAACCTTCTGAAACCGTCAAATTTTCATTAGAAGAAGCCTACAAGATTCAAAAACAGTTGGTTGAACACCGTTTAGATAGAGGTGAAACTATTACAGGTTATAAACTCGGTTTTACCAGTAAAGCTAAAATGCAACAAATGGGCGTTGACGATTTAATTTGGGGCGTGTTGACCAATGCTATGGAAATTAAACCCGATGAACACATCGATTTAAACCAATACATTCACCCGAGAGCAGAACCGGAAGTGGCTTTTAAGGTTTCAAAACCCATCAACCGTCAGTTAACCATAAAAGAATTACCACAATATATCGATAAAATGACAGTCGCTATTGAAGTCATCGATTCGAGATATAAAAATTTTAAGTTTTCTTTGGAAGATGTCATTGCAGATAATTGTTCTTCAATTGGCTATTGCATTGGGCAGTGGCAAGATTTAAAAGAAGATATCACCAATTTACCTATTCAATTAAAATTTAATGATGAGACTGTCCAAAGCGGAATGACTCAAGCTATTCTTGATAACCCGTATCAATCTGTCATCGAGCTCTCTCGTCTCGCTTCAGAAAACAACCTTGTGCTACAACCTGGTCAAATTATTCTGGCTGGTGCCGCCACCGCCGCAGAATGGTTAAAACCCGAGCTTAAAGTTACAGCGGAGTTGCAAGGTTTTGGTGAGGTTGGGTTTTGGACTTAA
- a CDS encoding GLPGLI family protein, translating to MFYKLFFVITFFLFNITFSQNYLAKYNIVEIKKLKLNKKKDSQYNYVIKRMNNQISEYSNSLSIEIICNKNDYFYKIPNRLSIDENKNQYYKTSALSNIGIDENLLVLKNKIYFYYETDKFVTVLDEDVIDWHFTGKKKKIGNYNCIRVIPEFKENIKLGRKSKDISLWICPEINLKGGPFRFGNLPGLIVMMENSIAKFKLVELKETNQNIINLEEFTDNRKIISYMKAQEYQKKVGKMIESKFKN from the coding sequence ATGTTTTATAAATTATTTTTTGTTATAACTTTTTTTTTATTCAATATTACATTTAGCCAAAATTATTTGGCTAAATACAATATAGTTGAAATCAAAAAATTAAAACTTAACAAAAAAAAAGATTCTCAATACAATTACGTTATTAAAAGAATGAATAATCAAATTAGTGAATATAGCAATAGTTTGTCTATTGAAATTATATGTAATAAAAACGATTATTTTTATAAAATTCCTAACAGATTAAGTATTGATGAAAATAAAAACCAATATTATAAAACATCTGCATTATCAAACATTGGAATAGATGAAAATCTATTGGTTTTAAAAAATAAAATCTACTTCTACTATGAAACTGATAAATTTGTTACAGTTTTAGATGAAGATGTTATAGACTGGCATTTTACTGGTAAGAAAAAAAAGATTGGAAACTATAATTGTATACGAGTTATACCTGAATTTAAAGAAAATATTAAATTAGGAAGAAAATCTAAAGACATTAGTTTATGGATATGTCCAGAAATAAATTTAAAAGGCGGCCCATTTAGGTTTGGTAACTTACCTGGATTAATTGTAATGATGGAGAATAGTATAGCTAAATTTAAATTAGTTGAATTAAAAGAAACAAATCAAAATATTATAAACTTAGAAGAGTTTACTGATAATAGAAAAATTATATCTTATATGAAAGCTCAAGAATACCAAAAAAAAGTTGGTAAAATGATTGAAAGTAAATTCAAAAATTAA
- a CDS encoding aldehyde dehydrogenase family protein has product MEVLEVIEANTAEIESIYELQKKNQFSVGNTNVSARKAKLIRLHDAIIKYKPEIREALYNDFGKHPSEVDLTEIYPITSEINHAKRRLKKWLGSNRKKTPIALFGASSRIKYEPKGVVLIISPWNFPFNLTFGPLVSAIAAGNCIMIKPSEMTPHSSGLIKKIISEIFDEDEVAVVEGGVETSEKLLSLPFNHIFFTGSPAVGKKVMSAASKHLTSVTLELGGKSPTIVDETANLKLVAKRIAWGKFLNTGQVCIAPDYVLVHESVQEALVLELQKRVGMLYSEEPAKNTSYARIVNKKHHNRLTQLIEDAISKDARIVVGGESRDKDNYISPTILTNVEGDASLMQEEIFILCHCS; this is encoded by the coding sequence ATGGAAGTCCTTGAAGTCATAGAAGCCAATACTGCGGAGATTGAAAGTATCTACGAGTTACAGAAGAAAAACCAGTTTTCTGTAGGCAACACAAATGTTTCAGCCCGAAAAGCAAAATTAATACGCTTGCATGATGCCATTATCAAGTACAAACCTGAAATCAGAGAGGCTCTTTATAATGACTTTGGCAAACACCCGTCAGAGGTTGACCTTACTGAAATTTATCCGATTACTAGCGAAATCAATCACGCTAAGCGAAGATTAAAAAAATGGCTGGGATCGAACAGAAAAAAAACACCTATCGCCCTATTTGGAGCGAGTTCACGAATCAAATACGAACCCAAAGGCGTTGTCCTGATTATATCGCCTTGGAATTTCCCTTTCAATTTGACGTTCGGGCCTCTGGTATCCGCAATAGCGGCAGGCAATTGTATAATGATTAAACCATCCGAAATGACTCCTCATTCCTCTGGTTTGATCAAAAAAATCATTTCTGAAATATTTGATGAGGACGAAGTTGCTGTTGTAGAAGGAGGCGTTGAAACTTCTGAAAAACTGTTATCGCTCCCTTTCAATCATATTTTCTTCACAGGCTCTCCGGCTGTGGGTAAGAAAGTAATGAGTGCCGCATCCAAACACCTAACATCAGTTACGCTGGAATTAGGAGGTAAATCACCAACGATAGTTGACGAAACGGCAAATTTAAAACTTGTCGCAAAACGAATCGCATGGGGTAAATTCCTCAATACCGGACAAGTATGTATAGCTCCGGATTACGTATTGGTACATGAGAGTGTGCAAGAAGCGTTGGTTTTAGAATTACAAAAAAGAGTAGGCATGTTATACTCTGAAGAACCTGCTAAAAATACTTCTTATGCTAGGATTGTAAATAAGAAACACCATAACCGATTAACGCAACTCATTGAAGATGCCATCAGCAAAGATGCAAGAATCGTCGTAGGTGGAGAAAGCCGTGATAAAGACAACTATATTTCCCCAACCATTTTAACCAATGTTGAAGGAGATGCAAGCCTGATGCAGGAAGAAATTTTTATTCTTTGTCACTGTTCTTAG
- a CDS encoding aldehyde dehydrogenase family protein, protein MVNSKEKPLALYMYSRSKRNIKSVINNTRAGGTCINHNGVQFFNLNLGFGGSNNSGIGKSHGDEGFKAFSNPRGIMHQHIPNALDFLTPPYNGFKQKLIDLTIKWF, encoded by the coding sequence ATGGTAAATTCTAAAGAGAAGCCTCTCGCCTTGTATATGTATAGTCGCTCGAAAAGGAATATCAAAAGTGTAATCAATAACACAAGGGCGGGCGGAACTTGTATTAATCATAATGGGGTTCAGTTTTTTAATTTGAACCTTGGCTTTGGGGGATCTAACAACAGTGGCATTGGAAAAAGTCATGGGGATGAGGGTTTTAAAGCCTTTTCTAATCCAAGAGGCATTATGCATCAGCATATCCCCAATGCATTAGACTTTTTAACGCCTCCTTACAATGGCTTCAAACAGAAGCTTATTGATTTGACAATTAAATGGTTTTAG
- a CDS encoding alkane 1-monooxygenase yields MKKLKSLKYLQGLIIPVLAWVSFSKDMHGWETFLPVIWLFVVIPLLELLFRPDPSNISKAEEKSRLDNILYDLQIYLMVPIQVFTLVYFLFSMQEAGLSVVDKIGRIASMGTCCGVLGINVGHELGHRNTWYEKLMAKINLGTSLNMHFLHEHNIHHHQMVGTPEDPATAKYGDSVFIFWFRSMIGVYFKAWEVERQRLKKKGIPFFSLRNEMIQDHIAEGAMIAAIWYFFGLPTVGYFVIAALIGHLLLETVNYIEHYGLKREKIGERYERVMPHHSWNSDHILGRLVLFELSRHSDHHYITSRKYQILRHMDTSPQMPTGYPGMMMLSTIPPLWFSIMNPKIREINEEKKRMNVQRQ; encoded by the coding sequence ATGAAAAAGTTAAAATCTTTAAAATACCTGCAGGGGTTAATCATCCCCGTTTTAGCATGGGTTAGCTTTAGTAAGGATATGCATGGATGGGAAACATTCCTGCCTGTTATCTGGTTATTTGTGGTAATACCACTTCTGGAATTGCTTTTTAGACCTGATCCTAGCAATATTAGTAAAGCAGAGGAAAAATCAAGGCTTGATAATATTCTCTATGATCTTCAAATCTACTTAATGGTTCCAATACAGGTCTTTACATTGGTATATTTTCTTTTCTCGATGCAAGAGGCTGGACTTTCAGTGGTTGATAAAATAGGAAGAATAGCTTCAATGGGTACTTGTTGTGGCGTATTGGGTATTAATGTTGGGCATGAGCTTGGTCATAGAAATACCTGGTATGAAAAGCTAATGGCAAAAATCAATTTAGGGACTTCCCTCAATATGCATTTTCTCCATGAACATAATATACACCACCACCAAATGGTAGGTACACCTGAAGATCCGGCAACGGCTAAATATGGTGATTCAGTATTCATCTTTTGGTTTCGATCTATGATTGGAGTTTACTTCAAGGCATGGGAAGTAGAACGTCAGCGTCTTAAAAAGAAAGGTATCCCTTTCTTTTCACTTCGAAATGAGATGATTCAGGATCACATCGCAGAAGGAGCAATGATTGCGGCTATTTGGTATTTCTTCGGTTTACCTACTGTAGGCTATTTTGTTATCGCAGCATTAATAGGACACCTCCTACTTGAAACGGTCAACTACATTGAGCATTATGGCTTGAAAAGAGAAAAAATTGGAGAGCGCTATGAGCGAGTGATGCCACACCATTCATGGAATTCCGATCACATACTAGGTCGTTTAGTTTTATTTGAACTTTCAAGACATTCCGATCACCATTACATAACAAGCAGGAAGTATCAAATATTAAGACATATGGACACTTCCCCTCAAATGCCTACTGGGTATCCAGGTATGATGATGCTATCTACCATACCACCTCTATGGTTTTCTATTATGAACCCAAAGATTCGAGAAATCAATGAAGAAAAGAAACGGATGAATGTACAACGTCAATAG